A single window of Leptolyngbya ohadii IS1 DNA harbors:
- a CDS encoding pentapeptide repeat-containing protein: MATSRDRHSTWAGLKLAIALLAIGQISTGLLLSNNLARADESDRQPFRRTSISQPIGTDHQSQLENYQNQMHSLVVDQKLKDLPEGSEIRDRATQDTLDLLSRLDGQRKGQLIKFLLESNLITSEQAVVLLSGADLSSADLTGSSLPNADLSGANLSQAKLSRTNLTGAKLFRANLGRSDLTFSNLSNAALFRSNLSNARLFFSNLSNADLSSADLTAADVSLSNLTNAKLGNATLNRANLSYANLNGANLGSAKLSEANLSFATLPQAVLSGANLSGANLQNADLSRADLRGASLQGADLTGANLRGANITGTDLEGATFRNTILPDGSVRNQ; this comes from the coding sequence ATGGCTACATCCAGGGATCGTCATTCAACTTGGGCTGGACTGAAACTGGCGATTGCACTGCTAGCGATCGGGCAGATTTCGACCGGACTACTGCTCAGCAATAATCTGGCGCGGGCAGATGAGTCAGACCGTCAACCGTTCCGCCGGACATCGATCAGTCAACCGATCGGCACGGATCACCAGAGCCAGCTGGAAAACTATCAAAATCAAATGCACAGCCTGGTGGTTGACCAGAAGCTAAAGGACTTGCCAGAGGGCAGCGAAATCCGCGATCGGGCAACCCAGGATACCCTCGACCTGCTCAGCCGTCTGGACGGGCAGCGCAAAGGGCAGCTCATCAAATTTCTACTGGAGTCGAACCTGATTACCAGCGAACAGGCAGTTGTCCTGCTATCGGGGGCAGACCTGAGCAGCGCCGACCTCACGGGTTCTAGCCTGCCCAACGCCGACCTCAGTGGGGCAAACCTAAGTCAGGCAAAGCTCTCTCGAACCAACCTGACAGGAGCAAAGCTGTTTCGGGCAAATCTGGGGCGATCGGATCTGACGTTTTCTAACCTCAGCAATGCCGCCCTGTTCCGCAGCAATCTCAGCAATGCCCGTCTGTTCTTCTCGAATCTCAGCAATGCGGATCTCAGCAGCGCCGACCTGACAGCAGCAGATGTATCTCTCAGTAATCTGACCAACGCCAAACTCGGCAACGCGACCCTGAATCGGGCAAATCTCTCCTACGCCAACCTCAACGGGGCAAACCTGGGCAGCGCGAAACTCAGTGAAGCCAATCTTTCCTTTGCCACTCTGCCCCAGGCAGTCCTCAGCGGAGCGAATTTGAGCGGGGCAAACCTGCAAAACGCCGATCTCAGTCGGGCAGACCTGCGCGGAGCCAGCCTCCAGGGGGCAGATCTGACGGGGGCGAACCTGCGGGGCGCAAACATTACGGGCACGGACTTAGAAGGAGCAACCTTCCGCAACACCATCCTGCCCGATGGATCGGTTCGCAATCAGTAA
- the secA gene encoding preprotein translocase subunit SecA: MLKKLLGDPNARKLKKYKNDIVEINLLEEEIQALSDEQLTGKTAEFRQRLEKGETLDDLLPEAFAVVREAGKRVLGMRHFDVQLIGGMVLHDGQIAEMKTGEGKTLVSTLPAYLNALSGKGVHVVTVNDYLARRDAEWMGQVHRFLGLSVGLIQNSMTPLERRKNYACDITYSTNSELGFDYLRDNMATSIEEVVQRPFNYCVIDEVDSVLIDEARTPLIISGQVERPSEKYIRAAQIAAALSKKENEDDPSGHYEVDEKQRNVLLSDEGFMACEDLLGVEDLFDPKDPWAHYVFNAIKAKELFQRDVNYIVRNDEIVIVDEFTGRVLPGRRWSDGLHQAIEAKENVEIQPETQTLASITYQNFFLLYPKLAGMTGTAKTEEAEFEKIYKLEVTIIPTNRTRQRRDQPDVVYKTEGAKWRAIAQDCAEYNQQGRPVLVGTTSVEKSEVLSRLLAELQVPHNLLNAKPENVERESEIIAQAGRKGAVTIATNMAGRGTDIILGGNEDYMARLKLREYFMPRIVQPEDNDGFSVTNVMHGDSKSGGKGFGAPTPGQKVKTWKASPQIYPTDLSKETEKALKEAVEFAVQQYGERSLPELQAEDVVAVASEKAPTEDPVVLRLREVYNVIRKEYEVFTKAEHEEVVQLGGLHVVGTERHESRRIDNQLRGRAGRQGDPGSTRFFLSLEDNLLRIFGGDRVAGLMNAFRVEEDMPIESGMLTRSLEGAQKKVETYYYDIRKQVFEYDEVMNNQRRAIYAERRRVLEGEDLKEQVIKYIEKTMDDIVDAYINPELPSEEWEVDKVVEKVKEFIYLLEDLEPSQLADLSVGEIKTFLHEQARIAYDIKEAQVNQLEPSLMRQAERFFILQQIDTLWREHLQQMEGLREAIGLRGYGQRDPLIEYKSEGYELFLEMMTNIRRNVVYSLFQFQPQPQPVVQSSSELV; this comes from the coding sequence ATGTTAAAGAAACTGCTGGGCGATCCCAACGCACGTAAGCTAAAGAAGTATAAAAACGATATTGTCGAAATTAATTTGCTTGAAGAAGAGATTCAAGCATTGTCAGACGAGCAGTTGACTGGCAAAACGGCGGAATTCAGGCAGCGGCTCGAAAAGGGCGAAACGCTCGATGATCTTCTGCCGGAAGCCTTTGCGGTGGTGCGAGAGGCAGGCAAGCGCGTCCTGGGAATGCGCCACTTCGATGTGCAGCTGATCGGCGGCATGGTGCTGCACGATGGACAAATCGCCGAAATGAAGACCGGGGAAGGCAAAACCCTGGTTTCGACGCTGCCTGCGTACCTGAATGCGCTGTCGGGTAAGGGAGTCCACGTCGTTACCGTAAACGACTACCTGGCGCGCCGTGACGCGGAATGGATGGGGCAGGTTCACCGCTTCCTGGGCTTGAGCGTGGGTCTGATTCAGAATAGTATGACTCCACTGGAGCGCCGCAAAAACTACGCCTGCGACATTACCTACAGTACCAACAGCGAACTCGGCTTCGACTACCTGCGGGACAACATGGCAACCTCGATCGAGGAGGTGGTGCAGCGTCCGTTTAACTATTGCGTGATTGACGAAGTGGACTCGGTGCTGATCGATGAAGCCCGGACTCCGCTGATTATTTCGGGTCAGGTAGAGCGTCCGAGCGAGAAGTATATCCGGGCGGCTCAGATTGCGGCGGCACTGTCGAAAAAGGAAAACGAGGACGACCCCAGTGGACACTACGAAGTAGACGAGAAACAGCGCAACGTCCTGCTGTCCGATGAGGGCTTTATGGCGTGCGAAGATTTGCTGGGCGTGGAAGACCTGTTCGACCCCAAAGATCCCTGGGCGCACTACGTCTTCAACGCGATTAAGGCGAAGGAGCTGTTCCAGCGAGACGTAAACTATATCGTTCGCAACGACGAAATCGTGATTGTGGACGAGTTTACCGGACGGGTACTACCCGGTCGCCGCTGGAGTGATGGTTTGCACCAGGCGATCGAAGCCAAAGAGAACGTCGAAATCCAGCCAGAAACCCAAACTCTGGCGAGCATCACTTACCAGAACTTCTTCCTGCTCTATCCTAAGCTGGCAGGCATGACGGGCACGGCAAAGACCGAGGAAGCCGAGTTCGAGAAAATCTACAAGCTGGAAGTGACGATTATTCCCACTAACCGCACGAGGCAGCGGCGCGACCAGCCGGACGTGGTGTACAAAACCGAAGGGGCAAAATGGCGGGCGATCGCCCAGGACTGCGCTGAGTATAACCAGCAGGGCAGACCCGTTCTGGTAGGTACGACCAGCGTAGAAAAATCGGAGGTGCTGTCTCGCCTCCTGGCAGAACTGCAAGTGCCCCACAACCTGCTGAACGCAAAGCCGGAAAACGTAGAGCGGGAATCGGAAATTATCGCCCAAGCCGGACGCAAGGGAGCCGTGACGATCGCCACCAACATGGCAGGACGGGGAACGGATATTATTCTGGGCGGCAACGAAGACTACATGGCGCGTCTGAAGCTGCGCGAATACTTCATGCCTCGGATTGTGCAGCCGGAGGATAATGACGGCTTCTCGGTGACAAACGTGATGCACGGAGATTCTAAATCGGGCGGGAAGGGCTTCGGCGCACCCACTCCCGGACAGAAGGTGAAAACCTGGAAGGCATCGCCGCAGATTTATCCCACAGATCTGTCGAAAGAAACGGAGAAGGCACTCAAGGAAGCGGTCGAGTTTGCGGTGCAGCAGTATGGGGAACGATCGCTGCCAGAACTTCAAGCAGAAGATGTTGTGGCGGTTGCCTCTGAAAAAGCTCCCACAGAAGATCCAGTGGTACTGCGACTGCGGGAAGTCTATAACGTGATTCGCAAGGAATACGAGGTCTTTACTAAAGCGGAGCATGAGGAAGTCGTTCAGCTTGGTGGGCTCCACGTAGTCGGCACAGAGCGACACGAATCTCGCCGGATTGATAACCAGCTGCGCGGACGGGCAGGACGGCAAGGCGACCCTGGTTCAACTCGGTTCTTCCTCAGTCTGGAAGATAACCTGCTGCGAATCTTTGGGGGCGATCGGGTTGCGGGTCTGATGAATGCCTTCCGCGTTGAAGAAGATATGCCAATCGAATCCGGGATGCTGACGCGATCGCTGGAGGGCGCGCAAAAGAAAGTCGAAACCTACTACTACGACATCCGGAAGCAGGTGTTTGAGTACGACGAAGTGATGAACAATCAGCGCCGTGCCATCTACGCCGAGCGGCGACGGGTTCTGGAAGGGGAAGACCTGAAGGAACAGGTGATTAAGTACATCGAAAAGACGATGGATGACATCGTGGATGCCTACATTAATCCCGAACTGCCTTCCGAAGAATGGGAAGTGGATAAGGTCGTCGAGAAGGTGAAGGAATTTATTTACCTGCTGGAAGACCTGGAGCCGTCCCAGCTTGCGGATCTGTCGGTGGGCGAAATCAAGACCTTCCTGCACGAGCAAGCCCGCATCGCCTACGACATCAAGGAAGCTCAGGTGAACCAGCTTGAGCCGAGCCTGATGCGACAGGCAGAGCGATTCTTTATCCTTCAGCAAATCGATACCCTCTGGCGGGAACACCTTCAGCAAATGGAAGGACTCCGTGAGGCGATCGGTCTCCGAGGCTATGGTCAGCGTGATCCGCTGATCGAGTACAAGAGCGAAGGCTACGAACTCTTCCTGGAAATGATGACGAATATTCGTCGGAACGTGGTTTACTCGCTGTTCCAGTTCCAGCCGCAGCCGCAGCCCGTGGTGCAGTCCTCGTCTGAGCTGGTGTAG
- a CDS encoding diheme cytochrome C: MKFMFLRLFDRWKSHRRGLRVGLLVLVWSLCLGWGLAQAKPAIVSQNPPQNPSQVTAPNTPASSPEIGTVDVVPQQFQLGQQLYLENCATCHLGIPPAVMPTQTWRNLIQDPQHYGVQIQPLRSPDLELVWRYLSTFSRLSDRNEAVPYRVRESRYFKALHPKVEFPQPVTLNSCVACHPAAREFNYRRVSGEWE; the protein is encoded by the coding sequence ATGAAATTTATGTTTTTACGCCTGTTCGATCGCTGGAAATCTCATCGTCGAGGGTTAAGGGTCGGTCTGCTGGTCCTGGTCTGGAGCCTCTGCTTAGGATGGGGACTTGCTCAGGCAAAACCTGCGATCGTCTCTCAGAATCCGCCCCAGAACCCCTCACAGGTGACTGCCCCAAACACCCCAGCCAGTTCCCCCGAAATCGGCACAGTCGATGTGGTTCCTCAGCAGTTCCAGCTCGGACAGCAGCTTTACCTGGAGAATTGTGCTACCTGCCATTTGGGAATTCCCCCTGCCGTGATGCCCACCCAGACCTGGCGCAATCTGATCCAAGACCCGCAGCACTACGGCGTCCAGATTCAGCCCCTCCGGAGTCCCGACCTGGAACTCGTCTGGCGATACCTCTCTACCTTTTCAAGATTGAGCGATCGCAACGAAGCCGTCCCTTACCGAGTTCGGGAATCCCGCTACTTCAAAGCGCTCCACCCTAAAGTCGAGTTTCCTCAACCCGTGACGCTGAATAGCTGTGTTGCCTGCCATCCGGCAGCGAGGGAGTTTAATTATCGGAGGGTTTCGGGGGAGTGGGAGTAG
- a CDS encoding GNAT family N-acetyltransferase: MQIDCRHVQFSIHEGFTVGTGSRQINLQELQNLFQITAFWARDRKLEDWVIALQNSRPIVTAWDDDRLIGFARATSDGIYRATIWDVVVHPDYQGLGLGRKLVETLLMHPHVNRAERVYLMTTNQQKFYERIGFEENQTTTMVLFNQPVSQEGLTLVQEEVLHRG, encoded by the coding sequence ATGCAGATCGATTGCCGTCACGTTCAGTTCAGCATCCATGAAGGCTTCACGGTTGGAACCGGATCGCGTCAGATCAACCTTCAGGAGCTACAGAATCTTTTCCAAATTACGGCATTCTGGGCACGGGATCGCAAACTTGAGGATTGGGTGATCGCGCTCCAAAACAGCAGACCGATTGTAACTGCCTGGGATGACGATCGGTTAATTGGTTTTGCGAGAGCAACGTCAGACGGCATCTACCGCGCCACCATTTGGGATGTAGTCGTTCATCCCGATTATCAGGGACTTGGACTGGGACGCAAACTGGTGGAAACGCTGCTGATGCATCCCCATGTGAATCGCGCCGAGCGGGTGTACCTAATGACCACGAATCAGCAGAAATTCTACGAGCGAATCGGTTTCGAGGAAAACCAGACCACCACGATGGTTCTGTTCAACCAGCCCGTCTCGCAGGAAGGACTGACGCTTGTCCAGGAAGAAGTCCTGCATCGCGGATAA
- a CDS encoding Fur family transcriptional regulator, protein MEAGVTPTKKPIRSLEEALEHCQTLGMRLSKQRRFILELLWQAQEHLSAREIYDRLNQQGKEIGHTSVYQNLEALSEQGVIECIERSDGRLYGNISDPHSHVNCLDTNQIMDVHIELPEELLRQVEAQTGVRIMNYKIDFFGYKQAEQSAAE, encoded by the coding sequence ATGGAAGCAGGAGTTACACCCACCAAAAAACCGATTCGATCGCTGGAGGAAGCCCTGGAACATTGCCAGACCCTCGGAATGCGCCTGAGCAAGCAGCGTCGCTTCATTCTGGAACTGCTGTGGCAGGCACAGGAGCATCTTTCGGCGCGGGAAATCTACGATCGGCTGAACCAGCAGGGCAAGGAAATCGGACATACCTCCGTTTACCAAAACCTGGAGGCGCTATCGGAGCAGGGCGTAATTGAGTGCATCGAGCGATCGGACGGTCGGCTTTACGGCAACATCAGCGATCCCCACAGCCATGTGAACTGTCTGGATACGAATCAGATTATGGACGTTCATATCGAACTGCCAGAGGAGCTGCTGCGCCAGGTGGAAGCACAAACGGGCGTGCGGATCATGAACTACAAGATCGACTTTTTTGGCTACAAACAGGCAGAGCAATCAGCCGCAGAATAG
- the bchL gene encoding ferredoxin:protochlorophyllide reductase (ATP-dependent) iron-sulfur ATP-binding protein — protein MKLAVYGKGGIGKSTTSCNISVALARRGKKVLQIGCDPKHDSTFTLTGFLIPTIIDTLQEKDYHYEDVWPEDVIYKGYGGVDCVEAGGPPAGAGCGGYVVGETVKLLKELNAFDEYDVILFDVLGDVVCGGFAAPLNYADYCMIVTDNGFDALFAANRIAASVREKARTHPLRLAGLIGNRTSKRDLIDKYVDSVPMPVLEILPLIEDIRVSRVKGKTLFEMAESDPSLNYVCDYYLNIADQILARPEGVVPKDSPDRELFTLLSDFYLNPTKPQPTADEELDLMMV, from the coding sequence GTGAAACTAGCGGTTTACGGCAAAGGCGGAATTGGCAAATCGACCACAAGCTGCAATATCTCGGTGGCGCTGGCGCGTCGCGGCAAGAAGGTGCTCCAAATTGGCTGTGACCCCAAGCACGACAGTACCTTCACCCTCACCGGATTCCTGATTCCTACGATCATCGACACCCTTCAGGAGAAGGACTACCACTACGAAGATGTGTGGCCCGAAGATGTGATTTACAAGGGCTATGGCGGCGTGGATTGCGTAGAGGCAGGTGGTCCTCCGGCGGGTGCAGGCTGCGGTGGCTATGTCGTAGGCGAAACGGTCAAGCTACTGAAAGAACTCAACGCCTTTGACGAATACGACGTGATTCTGTTTGACGTGCTGGGTGATGTGGTGTGCGGCGGCTTTGCGGCTCCCCTCAACTATGCCGACTACTGCATGATCGTTACCGATAACGGCTTTGATGCCCTGTTTGCGGCAAACCGAATTGCGGCTTCTGTGCGCGAGAAAGCCAGAACCCATCCGCTGCGGCTGGCGGGGCTGATTGGCAACCGGACTTCCAAGCGCGATTTGATTGATAAGTACGTCGATTCCGTGCCGATGCCCGTTCTGGAAATTCTGCCGCTGATTGAGGATATTCGCGTGTCGCGGGTGAAGGGCAAAACGCTGTTTGAAATGGCGGAGTCTGACCCCTCGCTGAACTACGTCTGCGACTACTACCTCAACATTGCCGACCAAATCCTGGCGCGTCCCGAAGGCGTGGTGCCCAAGGACTCCCCCGATCGAGAACTGTTTACCCTGCTGTCGGACTTCTACCTCAATCCCACCAAGCCCCAGCCCACGGCTGACGAGGAGTTAGATCTGATGATGGTTTAG
- a CDS encoding DUF5331 domain-containing protein, whose translation MNTEHLRKSLKLLWLSYYRTHRDWLVKLGIWVNCEGQRRPSSSFILATLATLEPELLQLLPLIVDLSSNPDRIVIALGLNFNPDEALEELEASQTIESIKLLPSRTESVNFSPVPEYAIDPIPVEPRSLPNPTDRKDNSCEGVGPNPSLRYERTN comes from the coding sequence GTGAATACTGAACATCTCCGCAAATCGCTAAAACTCCTCTGGCTCAGCTACTACCGCACCCACCGAGACTGGCTGGTGAAACTGGGCATCTGGGTGAACTGTGAAGGGCAGCGTCGTCCTTCCTCCAGCTTTATCCTGGCAACCCTGGCAACCCTGGAACCCGAATTGCTTCAGCTCCTCCCGCTGATTGTCGATCTCAGCAGCAATCCCGATCGCATTGTGATCGCCCTGGGGCTGAACTTCAATCCTGATGAGGCACTGGAAGAATTGGAAGCCAGCCAGACGATCGAATCCATCAAACTTCTGCCCAGCCGCACAGAATCCGTTAATTTCTCCCCGGTTCCCGAATACGCGATAGACCCCATTCCTGTCGAACCCAGATCCCTGCCGAATCCAACCGATCGCAAAGACAATTCCTGTGAAGGGGTGGGTCCCAATCCTAGTCTGCGATACGAGCGGACGAACTAG
- a CDS encoding ferredoxin:protochlorophyllide reductase (ATP-dependent) subunit N has product MTLASEPQSLNFDCETGNYHTFCPISCVAWLYQKIEDSFFLVIGTKTCGYFLQNAMGVMIFAEPRYAMAELEEGDISAQLNDYEELKRLCAQIKRDRNPSVIVWIGTCTTEIIKMDLEGLAPKLESEIGIPIVVARANGLDYAFTQGEDTVLAAMAQRCPDKAPVTESEKDDRNAIQKLLHFGRKKEDVAAEESEYVNHPPLVLFGSLPDPVVTQLTLELKRQGIKVSGWLPAKRFTELPTLSEGDYVVGVNPFLSRTATTLMRRRKCKLIGAPFPIGPDGTRAWVEKICSVFGIEPKGLDEREAQIWAGLEDYVKLIRGKSVFFMGDNLLEISLARFLIRCGMTVPEIGIPYMDKRYQGAELALLEKTCHEMGVPLPRIVEKPDNYNQIQRIYELQPDLVITGMAHANPLEARGINTKWSVEFTFAQIHGFTNARDILELVTRPLRRNNSLKDLGWDKLVKETV; this is encoded by the coding sequence ATGACCCTCGCATCCGAACCCCAATCCCTGAATTTTGACTGCGAAACGGGCAATTACCATACGTTTTGTCCGATTAGCTGCGTCGCGTGGCTGTACCAGAAGATCGAAGACAGTTTCTTTCTGGTGATTGGTACGAAGACCTGCGGCTACTTTCTGCAAAACGCGATGGGTGTGATGATCTTCGCCGAACCCCGCTATGCAATGGCGGAACTGGAAGAGGGCGATATTTCCGCGCAGCTCAACGACTATGAGGAACTGAAGCGGCTCTGTGCCCAGATCAAGCGCGATCGCAATCCCTCGGTGATTGTCTGGATTGGCACCTGCACCACTGAGATCATCAAAATGGATCTGGAGGGGCTGGCTCCTAAGCTGGAGTCGGAAATTGGCATCCCGATCGTCGTCGCGCGGGCAAACGGTCTGGACTATGCCTTTACCCAGGGAGAAGATACGGTTCTGGCGGCAATGGCGCAGCGGTGTCCCGATAAAGCTCCTGTGACGGAAAGCGAGAAGGACGATCGCAATGCCATTCAAAAGCTGCTCCACTTTGGACGTAAAAAAGAGGACGTTGCCGCTGAAGAATCGGAGTATGTGAACCATCCGCCGCTGGTGTTGTTTGGCTCTCTGCCCGACCCGGTGGTAACACAATTAACGCTCGAACTGAAACGGCAGGGCATTAAAGTATCCGGCTGGCTCCCGGCGAAGCGATTTACCGAACTGCCGACCCTCTCTGAAGGGGACTACGTAGTGGGCGTGAATCCGTTCCTGTCGCGGACTGCCACGACTCTGATGCGGCGACGCAAATGTAAGCTGATTGGCGCACCCTTCCCGATCGGTCCTGATGGCACTCGCGCTTGGGTGGAAAAAATCTGCTCGGTGTTTGGCATTGAGCCGAAGGGGTTAGACGAACGGGAAGCGCAAATCTGGGCAGGGCTGGAGGACTACGTGAAGCTAATTCGCGGCAAGTCGGTCTTCTTTATGGGCGATAACCTGCTGGAAATTTCCCTGGCACGATTCCTGATCCGCTGCGGCATGACTGTCCCGGAAATCGGCATTCCCTACATGGACAAGCGATACCAAGGAGCAGAACTGGCACTGCTGGAGAAAACCTGTCACGAAATGGGTGTCCCGCTGCCCCGCATCGTCGAGAAGCCGGACAACTACAACCAGATTCAGCGAATTTATGAGCTTCAGCCCGATCTGGTGATTACGGGAATGGCACACGCGAATCCGCTGGAGGCACGGGGCATTAATACCAAGTGGTCGGTGGAATTTACCTTCGCCCAAATTCACGGCTTCACCAATGCCCGCGACATCCTCGAACTGGTGACACGACCGCTGCGCCGCAATAATTCCCTCAAGGATCTCGGCTGGGACAAGCTGGTGAAAGAAACGGTTTAA
- a CDS encoding UbiA family prenyltransferase, translated as MPQVRLLRLVLPLPELHWFDSFLSPCFQFLIDSSFWTAAALASLAFYVQQTLNLSPDLRPIALIFCAALTFYNLDRVADARQPNSSEDQKLAFFRSPAILLLMLGSGIATVLLLVQAPIAVQQVSLVGLVSLAYGIPLLPIKQDGQTRWYRIKDIPGAKAWIVCGTIAFALTAVPLAYANQSFTPAAILTGIFLLVMTGSNAHVFDIRDLEDDRTQGVPTLPVLLGVLPTRILLTGMNAIGITALLGGWVNGWNVPSVAIVLPLTLLTLIYIWTVDPETGRSIYTVWIDGLLFLPALGVWL; from the coding sequence ATGCCCCAAGTTCGTCTTCTCCGGCTAGTCCTCCCTCTGCCGGAACTGCACTGGTTCGATTCGTTTTTGTCTCCATGCTTTCAATTTCTGATCGATTCTAGCTTCTGGACTGCTGCCGCGCTCGCCTCGCTGGCGTTCTACGTACAGCAAACCCTAAACCTATCGCCGGATCTGCGTCCGATCGCCCTGATCTTCTGCGCTGCCCTGACGTTCTACAACCTCGATCGCGTTGCGGATGCCAGGCAGCCAAACTCCTCCGAGGATCAGAAGCTAGCGTTCTTTCGCAGTCCGGCAATTCTGCTGCTGATGCTGGGATCGGGTATAGCGACGGTGCTTTTGCTGGTTCAGGCTCCGATCGCCGTTCAGCAGGTGAGTCTCGTCGGGCTGGTTTCGCTGGCTTACGGGATTCCCTTGCTTCCCATAAAGCAGGACGGACAGACCCGCTGGTATCGCATTAAGGATATTCCGGGTGCAAAAGCCTGGATTGTGTGTGGCACGATCGCCTTTGCCCTGACTGCCGTTCCCCTTGCCTATGCGAATCAGTCTTTTACTCCCGCTGCCATTCTGACCGGAATTTTCCTGCTGGTGATGACAGGCTCCAATGCCCATGTCTTTGATATTCGGGATCTGGAGGACGATCGCACTCAAGGCGTTCCCACGCTGCCCGTTTTGCTCGGCGTCTTGCCCACGCGAATTTTGCTCACAGGAATGAATGCGATCGGCATTACGGCTTTGCTCGGTGGCTGGGTCAACGGGTGGAACGTTCCGTCTGTGGCGATCGTGCTGCCGCTGACGCTGCTGACGCTGATTTATATCTGGACAGTAGATCCTGAGACGGGGCGGTCGATTTACACCGTTTGGATTGATGGGCTACTGTTTTTACCTGCGCTAGGCGTTTGGCTGTAG
- a CDS encoding PQQ-dependent sugar dehydrogenase, which produces MLDRKQFRTQTNTQSAVARMRRSFKSSVTGSLLLITLAGCAVPGVPSGGSTENLSESPSSTSATNSTDSNSTLAQAPASGAEQRYRQTVIVEGLEHPWSMAWLPDGAVLVTERPGRLRVVREGKLDPTPIAGLPNVFASGQGGLMEVSVHPQFAQNQFVYLTYSYGDESANRTRVARGVLEGQTLRDVQTIFEVTQPKPGSQHFGSRIQWLPDGTMLVAIGDGGNPPVSLEGELIRQQAQNLRSRLGKIVRINDDGSIPADNPFAANANADSAIWSYGHRNIQGLALNPTSGQVWATEHGARGGDELNQVQAGDNYGWPLVTYSREYSGGEISSERSRPGLIDPKKVWESTVAPSGLTFYTGDRFPGWKGNLFAGGLVTQGIERIEIDAAGNAVERQTIDINQRVRDVRQGPDGLLYVLTDQSNGQMIRLEPATP; this is translated from the coding sequence ATGCTTGACCGAAAGCAATTCAGAACTCAAACCAACACTCAATCTGCCGTAGCAAGAATGCGGCGATCGTTCAAATCGTCTGTGACAGGAAGCCTTCTGCTCATTACCTTGGCGGGTTGTGCCGTGCCGGGGGTTCCGTCTGGCGGATCTACTGAAAATTTGTCTGAGTCGCCTAGCTCGACCAGCGCCACAAACTCGACCGACAGCAATTCAACTCTTGCCCAGGCTCCTGCATCCGGGGCAGAGCAGCGCTATCGGCAAACGGTTATTGTGGAAGGGCTAGAGCATCCCTGGAGTATGGCATGGCTCCCGGATGGAGCAGTGCTGGTAACGGAACGACCGGGGCGGCTGCGCGTGGTGCGAGAGGGCAAGCTTGATCCCACACCGATCGCCGGATTGCCGAATGTGTTTGCCTCTGGGCAGGGCGGACTGATGGAGGTGTCGGTTCATCCGCAGTTTGCTCAAAATCAGTTTGTGTATTTGACCTACTCCTACGGCGATGAATCGGCAAATCGGACACGGGTGGCACGAGGTGTCCTGGAGGGTCAAACCCTGCGGGATGTGCAGACCATCTTTGAAGTAACCCAGCCAAAGCCGGGGAGTCAGCATTTCGGCTCTCGGATTCAGTGGCTTCCCGATGGAACGATGCTGGTGGCGATCGGGGATGGGGGCAACCCCCCGGTTTCGCTGGAAGGTGAACTGATTCGACAGCAGGCACAAAATCTGCGGAGCCGTCTCGGAAAGATTGTGCGGATCAACGATGATGGTTCGATTCCGGCGGATAATCCCTTTGCTGCCAATGCGAATGCGGATTCTGCGATCTGGAGCTATGGACATCGCAATATTCAGGGACTTGCACTCAATCCAACCTCAGGTCAGGTTTGGGCAACGGAACACGGGGCACGGGGCGGCGATGAACTGAATCAGGTGCAGGCAGGCGACAATTATGGCTGGCCCCTCGTCACCTACAGCCGCGAATACTCCGGCGGAGAAATTTCCAGTGAGCGATCGCGTCCTGGCTTGATCGATCCGAAGAAAGTTTGGGAATCGACGGTCGCGCCATCGGGTCTGACGTTTTATACGGGCGATCGCTTTCCGGGCTGGAAGGGCAATCTGTTTGCGGGCGGACTGGTCACTCAGGGTATTGAGCGAATTGAGATTGATGCTGCTGGAAATGCAGTAGAGCGACAAACGATCGACATCAATCAGCGGGTGAGAGATGTGCGTCAGGGTCCGGATGGTTTGCTCTACGTACTGACCGATCAATCTAACGGACAGATGATTCGCTTGGAGCCTGCGACTCCCTAG
- a CDS encoding PCP reductase family protein: MPTPYDAPRWTAEAEAKLKNIPFFVRSQARQRIEALAREAELETVTPELVEQARLEFGQ, encoded by the coding sequence ATGCCCACCCCCTACGACGCCCCCCGCTGGACCGCTGAAGCTGAAGCAAAGCTAAAAAACATTCCCTTCTTTGTCCGATCGCAAGCCAGACAGCGTATCGAAGCTCTTGCCCGTGAAGCAGAACTGGAAACGGTGACACCCGAACTGGTCGAGCAAGCCCGCCTGGAATTCGGACAGTAA